A window of Salvia splendens isolate huo1 chromosome 8, SspV2, whole genome shotgun sequence genomic DNA:
CCGAATAGCCCCGCCGTGCTCTTCGGGTCCAGTCCCTGCTCCCGTAGTTTCTTATATTATAAAATGCATCAAACGAGAATGATGTTTGATCATcatttttcataattaaatgtgaatAATAATTTTACTCACCAGCAACTTCctttttttatgtgtttttttctgATAGATTTGGGTTTTGACTTATGAGCATATAAAAAACACTGCTATCATGATTACCCAATGATTAGTAAGTCTTCCTCGTTTTTCACAACTAACAAAAACTAAGATtcatgataattttgaaatggtGTCAAATTATCAAAACCCGAAATCAATCTATTCAAATTTTCTACTTTATGCGATTTTCTATACAATGATTAACCGTAATAAGTATTATGCACCTATTTTAATCGAGTTTTGACAATTGAGAGACACTTTTTCAGGATGGATTGTGGAGGTTAATCAAGCGTATACTATTGGAATTATAAACGATGGGTAGCTTCTACCATATCTCTCTCTTTTTGTTTGAGGAGTAACAATTTTTGGTGAATGTGTTTATGAAAGGAAAAAGTAGAAAGAGGTGGAGGAAGAAAGCAAGAGACTAGGCGCTTAGTTCATAGTTGCTGTTGGCGCTTGGCATTTAGGAATTGGCAATCCCAAGAGTATACGCCAAATCACGTGCTTCCCTGCCTACCTTCTTCCcccattttctttcttttcaaattttcaaaattaacaattttcTTGCTTTTCGTATTTCAAATTTCTAAAGATAACGTTTTCATATGCACCCCCACGTCCCATTTGTACTTGTCCACTggaacaataaataaataaaaacaccaTGCGTTAAATGCTAGAATATCTCAATTATTTGGTTcttaaaatgattttttttttaattccaatAAAGTGGCTGTGATAATGTGGTAATCAATGCTTTTCAGCTTGACATTACGCTTTAGACCATGACCTTATTGCTAAAGCACTTTGTAATTATATTTCACGTATCCCTATGTATTCCAACTAATACTTGCTGAAATCCTAGTATATATTCCCTTCCCTAGTAATGTAATTGTACGAGCCTATGCCATAGATATATAGGCACACATTGGTGTAAAATATAGTTTCAGGTAAATTTTATAATACTTTCCAAATATGATTGCTTTTGAGAATTAGAAAAGACAAAAGTAAGGTTGATCAAAGTTTCAATCTGTTTTACCTCAAAAAACATTCTACTAGTCTCCCATTATTAAGCTGTCATTACTTGATTTTCACAAGTGTCGAAACCGATGCAATCTTCCACTTTAACTTTATCGAATTTTGGCAATTGAAATATTctctaataaaatatttaattttttataaaaaaaattacctgAATAATGCGACGCAGCGGTCGTTGGGGGCCTTTGGCCGCATGCGTGCCGAGCCACGGCGTGTGCCGCCACACGATCTTGCCGTCGCTTCCGGCAACCACCTTGTTCCCGGCGACGGCGAGCTCCAGCGACCACATCTCCGGCGACATCCGCCACAGCACGAAGCAGCCATTCTCCCCGGTCCGGGACCCCATCGTCTTCACATTCTTCCCCGTCGAAATCTCCGTCTCGCAGCGGATGAGCTTCACCATCCCGGAGGCGTACATGTTCTTGGCGCAGCGCTGCTGCTTGAGGCAGCCCGCCGCCGCCAGGTACTGCTGGATTATGTAGTACGCGGTGGAGGTTTCCTGCAAGGGGAAAAAAGCAATGTGAGCGATGAAATGCCCCaatgaaaaatgaattaataggTTTTGACTGACGAGAGGGATGTCTTTAATGTGGAGGGTGGAGACGGGATTGTTGGAGATGGGAATGGGGGCGAGGGGGCAGCCCAAGACCCCCAGCAAAAGGCGCAAATCCTGGTGCTGCGCGGGCGGAATATGGGGGCCGTACAAAGACATTGGTGAAGATGACAAGCTGTCTACGTTTCTCTGTATTCTAAACCACTCTCGAATAATTTCCCACGAGCTCTCCTTTTTGTTTCCTTGGTGATCTTCCATTCCGAAATCGGGGCCTTCCATTAGCGGCGTCAGCGGCTGCGGACACCACCGCTGTTTCCTCCGACTCCGCGACGCCATGTGTAAAAGTaattagagagagaagagagatggTTTGTGAGTTTTGGAGGGGAAGAAATAAATGGTGGGTTAGTGAATAAGAAGGTAGGAGAAAAGGGACATAGCATCTGCCATGGGCAGAGAGATATAGAGTAAATGTGATTGTTTGTGAGTGTGAGTGTAATTTTTTGGGG
This region includes:
- the LOC121743700 gene encoding uncharacterized protein LOC121743700, translated to MASRSRRKQRWCPQPLTPLMEGPDFGMEDHQGNKKESSWEIIREWFRIQRNVDSLSSSPMSLYGPHIPPAQHQDLRLLLGVLGCPLAPIPISNNPVSTLHIKDIPLETSTAYYIIQQYLAAAGCLKQQRCAKNMYASGMVKLIRCETEISTGKNVKTMGSRTGENGCFVLWRMSPEMWSLELAVAGNKVVAGSDGKIVWRHTPWLGTHAAKGPQRPLRRIIQGLDPKSTAGLFGKAQCLGEKRIGEDACFVLKVAADREAVMERNEGPAEVIRHVLYGYFSQRSGLLIYMEDSHLTRVHSEGDTIYWETTIGSSIGDYRDVDGLLIAHQGRTVATVFRFGDTSMEHTRTRMEELWTINDVVFDVPGLSTDSFIPPADIFHTISP